A DNA window from Litorivicinus lipolyticus contains the following coding sequences:
- a CDS encoding tyrosine recombinase XerC: MNTARAVAQWLDQLSHSQARATTTLNAYARDLASLPDIPLAQLDGEHVRRWTHRARSQGLSPASLARRLSALRSFAKYARQREWISHDPCAGIRAPKAGRKLPDTLSVDDAQALLQAGDGSPIERRDQALWELLYGSGLRLSEVAGLRLGDVDLTQRLARVTGKGNKTRMAPLTRPAARALQAWLDVRPSAGSDAMFCTPRGPALSTRQIQRRLKQRALRTLGNQAVHPHQLRHAFATHLLEGSGDLRAVQELLGHAHLSTTQVYTHLDFDHLAQAYDHAHPRARRKS; this comes from the coding sequence GTGAACACGGCGCGTGCGGTGGCCCAGTGGCTGGATCAGCTGAGCCACTCCCAAGCACGCGCCACCACCACACTAAACGCCTACGCCCGCGACCTCGCCAGCCTGCCGGACATCCCATTGGCACAGCTCGATGGCGAGCACGTCCGGCGCTGGACCCACCGTGCTCGCAGCCAAGGGCTGTCCCCGGCCAGCCTGGCTCGGCGCTTATCGGCGCTGCGCAGCTTCGCCAAGTACGCCCGCCAACGCGAGTGGATCAGCCACGACCCCTGCGCCGGCATTCGCGCCCCCAAAGCCGGACGCAAGCTGCCCGACACCCTGTCAGTCGATGACGCCCAAGCCTTGTTACAAGCCGGCGACGGCAGCCCGATCGAGCGCCGCGATCAGGCGCTGTGGGAACTGCTCTACGGCAGCGGTCTGCGCCTGTCCGAAGTCGCCGGTTTGCGGTTGGGCGATGTCGACCTGACCCAGCGCTTGGCTAGGGTCACCGGCAAGGGCAACAAAACCCGCATGGCCCCGCTGACCCGCCCGGCCGCACGTGCACTGCAGGCGTGGTTGGACGTGCGCCCAAGCGCCGGCAGTGACGCCATGTTTTGCACCCCGCGCGGGCCCGCCCTGTCGACCCGCCAAATCCAGCGCCGCCTCAAACAACGAGCACTGCGCACACTGGGCAACCAGGCGGTCCACCCGCACCAGTTGCGCCACGCCTTCGCGACCCATTTGCTAGAGGGTAGCGGCGACTTGCGCGCGGTCCAGGAGCTACTGGGACACGCCCACCTCAGCACCACCCAGGTCTATACGCACCTGGATTTCGATCACCTGGCACAGGCCTACGATCACGCCCACCCAAGAGCCCGGAGAAAATCATGA
- a CDS encoding DUF484 family protein, with the protein MSDQDVVDYLSAHPDFFINHPELLDRLQVTKANNSVISLSHHALGNLRAQLKSAHAENARMIDSARANAWIFERTRALVLSLLQCEDLDEVSACLEEHLQRAFDLDTVCLVLACDVTEAEDRGIIRRLPAHEFELDDVKLLLNSPDGRVGRFSRQLNERLFGPNRNVGSAAAVPIGQPSLGALALGSPNERHFEGGMDTLFLATIAEALGLLLPRIQA; encoded by the coding sequence ATGAGCGATCAAGACGTCGTTGACTACCTCAGCGCGCACCCCGACTTTTTCATCAACCATCCCGAACTACTGGATCGGTTACAGGTCACCAAGGCCAACAACAGCGTCATTAGCTTGAGTCACCATGCGCTGGGTAACCTGCGCGCCCAGCTCAAGTCAGCGCACGCCGAGAATGCCCGCATGATCGACAGTGCCCGCGCCAATGCATGGATTTTTGAGCGCACCCGCGCGCTGGTGCTGTCGCTGTTGCAGTGCGAAGACCTCGACGAAGTATCCGCCTGCCTCGAAGAACACCTGCAGCGAGCGTTTGACTTGGACACCGTCTGTTTAGTGCTGGCCTGCGACGTCACCGAAGCCGAGGACCGCGGCATTATTCGCCGGCTACCGGCGCACGAATTTGAACTCGATGACGTCAAGTTACTGCTCAACAGCCCCGACGGCCGGGTCGGTCGCTTTAGCCGGCAACTGAACGAACGCCTGTTTGGACCCAACCGCAATGTCGGCAGCGCCGCGGCGGTGCCGATCGGACAACCCAGTTTGGGCGCACTGGCGCTCGGCAGCCCCAACGAGCGGCACTTCGAGGGCGGTATGGACACGCTCTTTCTGGCCACCATTGCCGAGGCGCTGGGACTGTTGTTGCCGCGCATTCAAGCGTGA
- the dapF gene encoding diaminopimelate epimerase, whose translation MRLEFTKMHGLGNDFVVVNAITQNVMLRPEQIRRLADRHTGVGFDQLLIVEPPTRPDVEFSYRIFNADGNEVEHCGNGARCFALFVTEQKLTRSNPISVSTCNGVLSLNIDDNRLVTVDMGAPKTAPADIPFAPHGDGQHNGLYRLDIGDQAVELSVVNVGNPHAVVRVDNCDQAPVATLGPQIQQSGAFAEGVNVGFLEILSPTEAKLRVFERGVGETQACGTGACAAMVAAVSHGWLEPTATLRLLGGALQLSYQAGEPILMTGPGEFIFDGTARL comes from the coding sequence ATGCGTCTTGAGTTCACCAAAATGCACGGATTGGGCAACGACTTTGTGGTGGTCAACGCGATCACTCAAAACGTCATGCTGCGCCCCGAACAGATTCGCCGCCTTGCCGACCGCCACACCGGCGTGGGCTTCGATCAGCTGCTGATCGTCGAACCGCCGACACGGCCGGACGTCGAATTTAGCTACCGGATTTTTAACGCCGACGGCAACGAGGTCGAGCACTGTGGCAATGGCGCGCGCTGTTTCGCACTGTTTGTCACCGAGCAAAAACTGACCCGTTCGAATCCGATCAGCGTGTCCACGTGCAACGGCGTGCTGTCGCTCAACATCGACGATAATCGCTTGGTCACGGTCGACATGGGCGCCCCGAAAACCGCGCCCGCTGACATCCCGTTTGCACCGCACGGCGATGGCCAACACAACGGCCTTTACCGCCTGGACATCGGCGACCAGGCCGTTGAACTGAGTGTCGTCAACGTTGGCAATCCGCACGCCGTCGTTCGCGTCGATAACTGTGACCAGGCACCGGTGGCGACACTGGGCCCTCAGATCCAGCAATCCGGAGCTTTTGCCGAGGGTGTCAACGTCGGCTTTTTGGAAATCCTCAGCCCAACCGAGGCCAAATTGCGCGTGTTTGAGCGCGGCGTTGGCGAAACACAGGCGTGCGGTACCGGTGCCTGTGCCGCCATGGTTGCCGCGGTCAGCCACGGCTGGCTCGAACCGACTGCGACGCTGCGCTTGCTCGGCGGCGCCTTGCAACTCAGCTACCAGGCCGGCGAACCGATTTTGATGACCGGCCCGGGCGAATTTATTTTTGATGGAACCGCACGCCTATGA
- the lysA gene encoding diaminopimelate decarboxylase codes for MDHFNQAGGQLMAEDCSLADLAERFGTPLFVYSKATFLRHLAAYSDALSDYPHLVCYGMKANSNLAVLQALAAAGSGFDIVSQGELERVLAAGGDPQKVVFSGVGKQPGEMRRALDVGIYCFNVESEAELETLSQVASDMGKTAPVSIRVNPDVDAGTHPYISTGLRDNKFGIAHQRALAVYQRAAELPGIHISGIDCHIGSQLTDLTPLMAALEKLLELIESIAGLGIQLDHIDLGGGLGVPYQDEQPPHPSEYLTLVKARLAGSGLKLVLEPGRSIAANAGVMLTRVNLLKENHGKHFAVVDGAMNDLIRPSLYSAWQRIVPVMQAPTPGATHARFDVVGPVCESGDFLGKDRELTIAPGDLLAVRSAGAYGFVMSSNYNTRNRAAEVLVDGDQAHLVRRRETYADQFALESLLEPTDAS; via the coding sequence GTGGACCACTTTAACCAAGCCGGCGGCCAATTAATGGCCGAAGACTGCTCGTTGGCCGATTTGGCCGAGCGCTTTGGCACGCCGTTATTCGTCTATTCCAAGGCAACCTTCTTGCGCCACTTGGCCGCCTATTCCGATGCCTTGTCGGACTACCCGCACCTGGTCTGCTACGGCATGAAAGCCAACTCCAATCTGGCCGTTCTCCAGGCCCTGGCTGCAGCCGGCAGTGGTTTTGACATCGTCAGCCAAGGCGAATTGGAACGCGTACTGGCCGCCGGTGGCGACCCGCAAAAGGTGGTATTTTCAGGCGTCGGCAAGCAGCCCGGCGAAATGCGCCGCGCGCTCGACGTCGGCATCTACTGCTTCAATGTTGAATCCGAAGCGGAACTGGAAACCCTGTCTCAGGTCGCCAGCGACATGGGCAAAACCGCGCCGGTCTCGATTCGCGTCAACCCCGACGTGGATGCCGGCACCCACCCCTACATCAGCACCGGGCTGCGCGACAACAAGTTCGGCATCGCCCATCAGCGCGCCCTCGCCGTGTACCAGCGGGCGGCCGAACTGCCGGGCATCCACATCAGCGGCATCGACTGCCACATCGGCAGCCAACTGACCGACTTGACCCCGCTGATGGCGGCCCTGGAAAAACTGCTCGAACTGATCGAGTCGATCGCCGGATTGGGCATTCAGCTGGACCACATCGACTTGGGCGGCGGGCTGGGCGTGCCCTACCAAGACGAGCAACCGCCGCACCCCAGCGAGTACCTGACCCTGGTCAAAGCCCGCCTGGCCGGCAGCGGTCTCAAGTTGGTGCTTGAACCGGGCCGTTCGATCGCAGCCAACGCCGGGGTCATGCTGACCCGGGTCAACTTGCTGAAAGAAAACCACGGCAAGCACTTTGCGGTCGTCGATGGCGCCATGAACGACCTGATTCGCCCTAGCCTATACAGCGCCTGGCAGCGCATTGTACCGGTCATGCAGGCGCCAACGCCCGGCGCCACCCATGCCCGCTTTGACGTGGTCGGACCGGTCTGTGAAAGCGGCGACTTTTTGGGCAAGGACCGCGAGTTAACGATTGCTCCGGGAGACCTGTTGGCCGTGCGCAGTGCCGGTGCCTACGGATTTGTCATGAGCTCCAACTACAACACCCGTAACCGCGCCGCCGAAGTGCTGGTCGACGGTGACCAAGCCCACCTGGTCCGGCGCCGCGAGACCTACGCCGACCAATTTGCACTGGAAAGCCTGCTGGAGCCGACCGATGCGTCTTGA